One segment of Candidatus Hydrogenedentota bacterium DNA contains the following:
- a CDS encoding archaeosortase/exosortase family protein: MSAWEEGRHTPTEEELKAASPEPLTPWERWSYRAIESRRSDKKRVNGPRVYFVLREGIGTQIDSLQGEINALLADPDQDLDKKKEEETKLRQEITTLRTELQTLRAQGDGKRKDSSLIFPFILVPECGAIEIMAIFLAAVLAFPTLWRKRLIGLVVGLPAMYGVNIFRLTILAIIGALDTKRQWFNFAHEYVWQAIYIIFVVVVWLLWAEYIVNRERPAGRSQAWGLPAFCLKFLVAVIALVMLWWWLLPYYGYVLLQATGIPLRYLFGMAIEAGRVEASGLMRTGTQLIYTIAGHERSMHIALLATNVPPYAALILATAGLGWLRRIRILLQGVGILCLFHMLFIIVALRFQDDLLKVSEIPSAIILFFLTLPFMLWIVFAYWDRIRSLGRGKDHDASEDSDTVQTK, translated from the coding sequence ATGAGCGCTTGGGAAGAGGGGCGGCACACACCAACGGAAGAAGAACTGAAAGCGGCTTCTCCAGAGCCTTTAACTCCTTGGGAACGATGGTCTTATCGTGCTATTGAATCGCGGAGATCAGACAAGAAACGGGTGAACGGTCCCCGTGTTTATTTCGTGTTGCGCGAAGGGATCGGTACCCAAATCGATAGTTTACAGGGCGAGATCAACGCCTTATTGGCAGACCCTGATCAAGATCTCGATAAAAAGAAGGAAGAAGAAACTAAGCTGCGTCAGGAAATCACGACGCTTCGCACTGAGCTGCAGACCTTGCGCGCTCAAGGTGACGGTAAGCGTAAAGACAGCTCGTTGATCTTTCCCTTTATTCTCGTTCCCGAGTGCGGCGCCATTGAAATTATGGCAATTTTTTTAGCCGCCGTCCTCGCATTTCCCACGCTGTGGCGAAAACGATTGATCGGGCTTGTCGTTGGGCTGCCTGCCATGTATGGCGTGAATATCTTTCGCCTGACCATCTTAGCCATTATCGGCGCTTTAGATACGAAACGGCAATGGTTCAATTTTGCCCATGAATATGTATGGCAGGCCATTTATATTATTTTCGTTGTGGTGGTCTGGCTTCTTTGGGCGGAATATATCGTAAACCGAGAACGCCCTGCAGGGCGCTCACAAGCTTGGGGATTGCCCGCTTTTTGCCTGAAATTTTTGGTCGCCGTTATCGCATTGGTGATGCTCTGGTGGTGGCTGCTTCCCTATTATGGTTATGTGCTGCTCCAAGCGACAGGCATACCGCTGCGCTATCTCTTCGGCATGGCGATTGAGGCGGGCCGTGTCGAGGCATCGGGGTTGATGCGCACAGGAACACAACTTATCTACACCATTGCCGGTCATGAACGAAGTATGCACATCGCCTTGTTGGCGACGAATGTACCCCCGTATGCCGCTTTGATTCTGGCGACTGCAGGTCTTGGATGGCTGCGTCGAATCCGTATTTTGCTTCAAGGCGTCGGCATACTTTGTCTGTTCCATATGCTGTTTATTATTGTTGCCCTTCGTTTCCAAGATGACTTATTAAAAGTCAGTGAAATACCCAGCGCCATTATATTGTTTTTCCTAACTTTACCTTTCATGCTGTGGATCGTCTTCGCCTACTGGGATCGTATCCGTTCTTTAGGGCGCGGTAAAGACCATGATGCGTCGGAAGACAGCGATACAGTGCAAACGAAATGA